The following proteins come from a genomic window of Nitrospira sp.:
- a CDS encoding NnrS protein involved in response to NO, giving the protein MSSNMSSKEIPIAGQPAAAQSESDDEPTFPPYVGPAFLSYGFRPFFLGAAVFGSLAILVWVVLFAGGVQAEFLYPPREWHVHEMLFGFIPALIAGFLLTAMPNWTDRMPLRGAPLLSLFLLWLAGRLLMAAPLAGTSAGAVIDGAFLVLLAVYVWREVVTARVWDRTPIGILVSLYAVANILFHLSALRGAPTDFSERVALSVMTLLLTVIGGRLTPTFTREFLAGRNMTGLPEVFSPVDGVAIVLTLTGVATWIVRPESVWAGVMLVVAGVASMVRLLRWRGWCTWREPLVLILHGGYGWIGLFLMALGAAILGIGFSIENAVHLLTTGAMGAMTLAVMTRASLGHTGRVRHADRPTVMMYLLVTIGAMLRIFSPHAETPTTLTYTILSLSALCWGGAYVLFALHYGRYLVRPSLDE; this is encoded by the coding sequence ATGTCATCCAATATGTCGTCCAAAGAAATCCCAATCGCCGGCCAGCCGGCCGCAGCTCAAAGCGAGAGTGATGACGAGCCCACATTTCCCCCCTATGTCGGTCCGGCGTTCTTGTCGTATGGATTCAGGCCGTTCTTTCTGGGAGCGGCAGTGTTCGGCAGCTTGGCAATCCTTGTTTGGGTTGTCCTGTTCGCTGGCGGTGTGCAGGCGGAGTTTCTTTATCCCCCTCGCGAATGGCATGTCCATGAGATGCTGTTTGGGTTCATACCGGCGCTGATCGCCGGATTTCTCCTGACGGCCATGCCCAATTGGACCGACCGTATGCCGCTGAGAGGCGCGCCGTTGTTGTCTTTGTTCCTTTTGTGGCTCGCAGGACGGCTTCTCATGGCGGCACCGCTGGCTGGGACCTCCGCCGGCGCCGTTATCGATGGAGCGTTCTTGGTTCTCTTGGCAGTGTATGTCTGGCGAGAAGTCGTCACGGCACGAGTCTGGGATCGAACACCGATCGGTATTTTGGTGAGCCTCTATGCCGTCGCCAATATACTCTTTCATCTATCAGCGTTGCGCGGTGCACCCACGGATTTCTCCGAGCGCGTTGCGCTGTCGGTCATGACGTTGTTGTTGACGGTCATCGGTGGACGTCTCACGCCCACCTTTACGCGAGAGTTTTTGGCCGGCAGGAACATGACGGGGTTGCCGGAAGTGTTTTCTCCGGTGGATGGCGTCGCGATTGTCTTGACCCTCACGGGGGTTGCAACGTGGATTGTCCGGCCGGAAAGTGTATGGGCCGGTGTGATGTTGGTTGTGGCCGGTGTCGCGAGTATGGTGCGCCTGTTGCGTTGGAGAGGGTGGTGTACGTGGCGTGAGCCGCTCGTCTTAATTTTGCACGGGGGCTATGGATGGATTGGATTGTTTCTCATGGCTCTCGGCGCAGCAATTCTAGGGATTGGATTCTCCATCGAGAATGCGGTGCATCTTCTTACTACCGGTGCAATGGGGGCGATGACGTTGGCGGTAATGACCCGCGCCAGCCTCGGCCACACAGGGCGAGTACGCCATGCGGATCGGCCTACCGTGATGATGTATCTACTGGTCACTATCGGAGCCATGTTGCGAATTTTTTCCCCACACGCCGAGACGCCTACGACCCTCACGTATACAATACTCAGTCTATCGGCACTCTGTTGGGGCGGGGCTTATGTACTCTTTGCACTTCACTATGGACGATACCTTGTCCGTCCGAGCCTCGATGAGTAA
- a CDS encoding Alpha,alpha-trehalose-phosphate synthase [UDP-forming]: MRLLKLSLRFVIPLVIVLAVIAYGVIPLVDSLELKWFVRDLDMRSKVMINTMEGPLADLLVSNSKDKILAYFTRILQDERVYALGFCDLDYQLLYETQAYPKDVTCKDTLNLASNSSTVRSFSSGPLHITSASIESNGRRLGRLLLIHDMSFIQQRSSDTKWYVFYLFAGLTAVISLVTVLVAHFSWKGWMAGVRAMLKGERLLTPLTHEQHAPELQPLAKDLRSLVQALESDRRMRDESQISWTPASLKTILHEQLAGDQVLIVSNRQPYAHYWKDGNVAVQVPASGLVSALEPVMRACSGIWVAHGNGPADREVVDKRDHVAVPPSHPSYEIRRVWLTGEEEAGYYYGFANEGLWPLCHIAHVRPTFRSSDWKHYVAINERFSQAVYEEATTDNPVVLVQDYHFALLPKLIRDKLPTATIIMFWHIPWPNAESFGICPWREEILEGLLGSSILGFHTRVHCNNFIDSVDRLLEARIDRNSSTVSYGGKMTAVNPYPISIEWPLQWLHGQRSVPECRIKLREAYGMTPDRLVGLGVERLDYTKGILERFMAVERLMELQPEWIGKFTFVQIAAPSRSMIEQYHHFTAQVSALAEQINKRFGRDGYEPICLRIQHHEASQVCECYRGADLCVVSSLHDGMNLVAKEFVGARDDEQGVLILSQFTGAARELTEAVVINPYDIDQFAAALHLGLTMPKVEQRARMQSMRGLIQEFNVYRWAGRMLIDAARMRQKERVMKQVRRPSLLN, encoded by the coding sequence ATGAGACTTTTGAAACTCTCACTTCGGTTCGTTATCCCGTTGGTAATCGTGTTGGCCGTCATCGCCTATGGGGTGATCCCGCTCGTCGACTCATTGGAACTGAAGTGGTTTGTTCGCGATCTCGACATGCGGTCCAAGGTCATGATCAATACAATGGAGGGACCGCTTGCGGACCTTCTCGTATCCAACTCAAAGGACAAGATCCTTGCCTATTTTACGCGCATTCTCCAGGACGAACGAGTGTACGCCCTGGGATTTTGCGATCTCGATTACCAGCTTCTCTATGAGACTCAAGCATACCCGAAGGATGTCACCTGTAAAGATACGCTCAACCTCGCATCCAACTCGTCCACCGTTCGGTCATTCAGCAGCGGGCCGCTCCATATCACGTCAGCCTCGATCGAATCGAACGGGCGCCGGCTGGGCCGTCTCCTGCTCATCCACGACATGAGTTTTATCCAACAACGGAGCAGCGATACAAAATGGTACGTCTTCTATCTGTTCGCAGGGCTTACCGCCGTCATCTCGCTGGTGACCGTGTTGGTCGCACATTTCAGTTGGAAAGGATGGATGGCCGGAGTTCGGGCTATGTTGAAGGGAGAACGGCTTCTGACTCCGCTGACCCATGAACAGCATGCCCCGGAACTCCAGCCGTTGGCAAAAGACTTGCGCTCATTGGTGCAGGCTCTCGAATCTGATCGCCGCATGCGCGATGAGAGCCAGATTTCGTGGACCCCGGCCAGCCTCAAGACGATCCTTCACGAGCAACTCGCCGGTGATCAGGTGTTGATTGTGTCCAACCGACAGCCCTATGCCCACTATTGGAAAGATGGGAACGTCGCCGTACAGGTACCGGCGAGCGGACTTGTTTCGGCGCTCGAACCGGTGATGCGCGCCTGCTCCGGCATATGGGTCGCGCATGGGAATGGACCCGCGGACCGAGAAGTCGTGGACAAACGGGACCATGTCGCTGTGCCGCCGTCGCATCCCAGCTACGAGATCCGCCGTGTATGGCTTACCGGAGAAGAAGAGGCCGGGTACTATTACGGGTTTGCCAATGAAGGGTTATGGCCTCTCTGTCATATCGCCCATGTCCGGCCTACGTTCCGTTCATCGGATTGGAAACACTATGTGGCCATCAACGAGCGATTTTCTCAGGCCGTCTATGAGGAAGCCACGACAGACAATCCGGTCGTTCTCGTTCAGGATTACCATTTTGCGCTGCTTCCGAAGCTGATTCGAGATAAATTGCCGACCGCGACGATCATCATGTTCTGGCACATTCCATGGCCGAACGCGGAAAGCTTCGGCATCTGTCCTTGGCGCGAAGAGATCCTGGAAGGACTGCTCGGAAGCAGTATTCTGGGATTCCACACCAGAGTTCATTGCAACAATTTCATCGATAGTGTCGATCGGTTGCTTGAGGCGCGGATCGATCGAAACAGTTCAACGGTCTCTTATGGGGGCAAGATGACGGCAGTCAATCCTTATCCGATTTCCATCGAATGGCCGTTGCAATGGCTCCATGGTCAACGGTCGGTTCCTGAATGCCGAATCAAACTTCGGGAGGCCTATGGGATGACTCCTGATCGTCTCGTCGGCCTTGGGGTGGAACGTCTTGATTATACAAAGGGGATCCTGGAACGGTTCATGGCCGTGGAACGGTTGATGGAACTCCAACCGGAATGGATCGGAAAATTTACGTTCGTCCAGATCGCAGCACCCAGCCGTTCCATGATCGAGCAATACCATCATTTTACCGCTCAGGTTTCTGCCTTGGCCGAGCAGATCAATAAGCGGTTTGGTCGGGACGGCTATGAACCGATCTGCCTGCGGATTCAACATCACGAGGCGTCGCAGGTCTGCGAATGTTACCGAGGAGCCGATCTGTGCGTGGTCAGCAGTCTCCATGACGGCATGAATTTGGTCGCCAAAGAGTTCGTCGGCGCCCGGGACGACGAGCAGGGAGTGTTGATCCTGAGTCAATTCACCGGAGCCGCCCGGGAACTGACGGAGGCGGTCGTGATCAATCCCTACGACATCGATCAATTTGCGGCCGCGCTCCACCTTGGCCTGACGATGCCGAAGGTGGAGCAGCGGGCCAGGATGCAGAGTATGCGCGGACTGATTCAGGAGTTCAATGTGTATCGCTGGGCCGGTCGTATGCTCATCGATGCCGCCCGCATGAGACAAAAAGAGCGCGTCATGAAACAGGTGCGGCGGCCCAGCTTGCTGAATTGA
- a CDS encoding Mobile element protein → MRPHGDRCGRRVRNAKSGYKNPAKRHLRRFNGLTPDRFYWFLKECEWRFHAAISSGNKGQILYYAF, encoded by the coding sequence ATGCGGCCGCACGGCGATCGTTGCGGCCGCCGAGTAAGAAATGCGAAGTCGGGTTATAAAAACCCAGCGAAGCGCCATTTGCGTCGCTTCAACGGCCTGACGCCCGACCGTTTCTACTGGTTTTTGAAGGAGTGTGAGTGGCGCTTCCATGCGGCAATCAGCAGCGGGAATAAGGGTCAGATCTTGTATTATGCATTTTGA
- a CDS encoding transposase, with amino-acid sequence MARPLRIEFPGALYHVTTRGNARQDIFLDDEDRQRFLGVLAHVVSRFHLLLHAYCLMDNHFHLVVETPDANLSRAMRQLNGVYTQAFNRRHGRVGHVLQGRFKAIVVDRESYLLELCRYVVLNPVRAKTTRKPDTYPWSSYQATAGVVSVPSLLTVDWLLSQFGQQRAAAQRKYRAFVAEGIGHHSLWEQVRGQVLLGNERFVERLAPQLRDKRPLKEISRQQRFATRPPLRHLFPAGSRADRTWRNETIRRAHLEHGYSLSEIGRAVGLHSSTISRLVNPQASDDAQNKT; translated from the coding sequence ATGGCCCGTCCTCTGCGCATCGAATTTCCTGGGGCGCTCTACCACGTCACCACCCGCGGCAACGCTCGGCAGGACATCTTCCTCGATGACGAGGACCGGCAGCGGTTCCTTGGAGTACTGGCCCATGTCGTCTCCCGCTTTCATCTCCTGCTGCATGCCTATTGCCTGATGGACAATCACTTTCACCTCGTCGTGGAGACGCCCGACGCCAACCTGTCGAGGGCCATGCGTCAGCTCAACGGGGTCTACACCCAAGCCTTCAATCGCCGTCACGGTCGGGTCGGTCACGTGCTGCAAGGTCGTTTCAAGGCCATCGTGGTGGACCGGGAGAGCTATCTGCTGGAGCTTTGCCGCTATGTCGTGCTCAATCCGGTGCGGGCCAAGACCACCCGCAAACCCGATACCTATCCGTGGTCGAGCTACCAAGCGACGGCGGGGGTCGTCTCCGTGCCGTCGCTTTTGACAGTGGACTGGTTGCTGTCCCAATTTGGCCAGCAGCGGGCGGCCGCCCAGCGGAAGTACCGGGCCTTTGTCGCCGAGGGGATCGGTCACCATTCACTCTGGGAACAGGTTCGGGGACAGGTGCTCCTCGGGAACGAGCGATTTGTCGAACGTCTGGCGCCGCAGCTCCGGGACAAGCGTCCACTGAAAGAGATTTCCCGGCAGCAACGATTTGCGACCCGACCGCCGCTACGCCACCTCTTCCCTGCCGGTTCCCGTGCGGACCGCACGTGGCGTAATGAGACCATTCGTCGGGCACATCTGGAACATGGCTACAGCCTGTCCGAAATTGGTCGAGCCGTGGGCCTGCACTCTTCGACGATCAGCCGCCTCGTGAATCCCCAGGCTAGCGACGATGCACAGAACAAGACCTGA
- a CDS encoding Type III restriction-modification system methylation subunit, whose translation MTEKKPKHMVCLDAGFAGNDQLKANAVQIFKTKGSQTSKLCENGHAGNLSLSWYHHYHVLQ comes from the coding sequence ATGACAGAGAAGAAACCTAAGCACATGGTTTGCCTCGACGCAGGCTTCGCCGGGAATGATCAGCTCAAGGCCAACGCCGTGCAGATCTTCAAGACCAAAGGGTCACAAACTTCGAAACTGTGTGAGAACGGACATGCCGGAAATCTGTCGCTTTCTTGGTATCATCATTACCATGTACTTCAATGA